Sequence from the Deinococcus reticulitermitis genome:
GGTGACGGCTTCCCCCGGCGCGCGCCCCAGCCGGGCCCCGAAGCACAGCTCGGCCACCCGCGGTCGGCTCACGCGCGGCCCCGCGTAGGCGTGAGCCCGCAGCGCCGTGACCGTGAGGTCGCCCGGAGGCCGGGTCAGTGTCACCCCGTCCGCCCGCCCCCACCCCAGGTAACGGTCGTGCGCGGTGCGGACCCAGGTCCACGCCCCGTCCACCGCGAGCTGCTCGAGCGCTTCGCCGGGCAGGGCCTCGCTCACCTGCGCGGCGTCCTCCTCCGGGTGGGCGCGCAGGCTCAGGCGCGCGCGCGCCCAGGCGGGGGTAGGGGTCAGTTCGCGCCAGCCGGGCGGGGCGGGCGGCTGCGCCCAGCGGCGCCGGGCGTCATGGGCCTGAAGGCGGGGGTCAGCGGGGGGGATCACGCCTTCAGGGTAATCGTCTAGGATGGGCGCACCTTGCGAGTGGCTTTTCTCAGTGACCTTCACGGCAATATCCAAGCGCTGACTGCGGTCAAGCGCTTTCTCGGCGAGCACGCCGTGCAGCGCGTCGTGGTCGTCGGCGACCTCGTCGGCTACGGCGCCTCGCCGGGGCCAGTGATCGATTTCGTGCGCCGTGAGGGCTGGGCGTGCTCGCTCGGGAGCAGCGACCTGCGGGTGGCGCTCGACCTCGGCGAGCGCGCGAGCCGGCGCGGCGTCGCCGAGCAGGTCCTGAACTGGACCCGCCAGACCCTCAACGCCGAGCAGACCGAGTTCCTGCGCGGCCTGCCGCCCTCGGGTCGGCTCGGCACCCCGGCGGGGCGGGTGCGCTACTTCCACGGCGCGCCCCACGACCCCGAGGGCCGGGTCGACCTGATGGGCGCCGAAGCCGAACTCGCGGCCCTGGCTGGGCGCCTCGCCGCGCGGGTGGTCGTGGTGGGCGGCACCCACGTCCCCTTCGTGCGCGAGGTGGAGGAGACCACCTTTGTCGACCCCGGCAGCGTCGGGCTCTCGCTCAACCACGAGCCGGGAGCGGACCTCGCCCTCGTCGACTGTGGGGGCACGCACCCCAGGGTCAGCCTCCACAAGGTGCCCTATGACTATGCGTCGAGCGCCTTCGACATCCTCGCCTGGGACCTGCCCCCCGTCATCGCCGACGTGATTCGCAGCGGCCGCATGGCCTGAACTCCGTCGGCGGGGCGATTCCAGGTCCCGCCCTCCCCATGCCGTTTGGTTCAGTCTCAGGCCAGGGTGGGCAGCGGCGCCGGCGCCTCGTCCCGGGCGAAGACCTCGGCCTGCACCTCGTCATAGCGCGTGACCAGGCCCCGTGCCCCGAGCAGGTCTTCGAGGGCCACCATCAGCTGGCGGTAGGGCGCGGGACGCGCGGCCTCGCCCATCAGTCCGAGCCGCCAGATCACGCCCGCCGTGGGCCCCAGGCCGCCGGTGACGCTGATCTCACGCCCGCGCAGCGCCTGGCGCACGCCCGCGTCGTCGAATCCCTCGGGAAGCCGCAGCGCGAGCACGGTCGGCAGGCGGTCTTCGGCGCGGCGCACGTACGGCGAGAAGCCCAGCGGCGCGAGGGTGCGCTCGATGACCTCGCCCATCCGGCGCACGCGGTCCTGGCGACGCTCCAGGCCCTCCTCGAGCGCGGCACGCAGCGCGGCGTGGAAGGCGAAATGCAGGTTGACCGGCACAGTGTGGTGGTAGGTGTGGTCGGTCCAGTAGTCGCGCAGCCCGTCGAAATCGCAGTACCACAGCGGCGTCGGGGTGCGCCGCGCCGCGAAGCGCGTAAACGCCCGCTCGCTGATCGCCACCGGCGCGAGGCCGGGCGGCGCCGAGAGGCACTTCTGCGCGCCGGTGTAGGCGTAGTCCACCCCCCAGCCCTGCATGAAAAAGGGTTCCATCCCCGCCGTGGTCACCGCGTCCACGGTCAGCAGCGCGCCGCTGCCGCGCACCAGCCGGGCAATGTCAGGCACCGGGTTGAGCACCCCCGTGCTCGTCTCGCCGTGCACGACCGCCACCATCGCAACGCGCTCACTCAGCTGCGCGGCCACGTCTGCCGGATTGATCGCCTCGCCCAGCGGCGCGGTGACGAGCCGCACCCGTGCTCCGTACCGCGCCGCCATCTCGGCCATGCGCTGTCCGAAGCTGCCGTTGGCGCACACCAGCACCTCGTCGCCCGCCTCGAGCAGGTTGGCGAAGCCCGCCTCCATTCCCAGGCTGCCGGTGCCCGAGAGCAGCGCCGTGAACGCCTCCGGCCCGGTCCCGTACATCACCCGCAGGTCCTGCTGGATCTCTCGGTTGAGCGCAAAGACCTCGGGGTCCATGTGTCCGAGCATGCCCCGGATCAGCGCCCGTTGGGCCCGTGGGTGAATCGGCGTCGGGCCGGGGGTCAGCAGCACGTGCTCGTCGTGGGTGTCCTCAAACATCGCTCGGCAGTCTAGGCGCAATGCCGGTTTCCGCGCAACTTCGTTGCGTCCCTCTCTACGGAACACCCCGCTAAACGCAATTCCGTTGCGTCCAGTTGAGCTGATCTGCTCGGGCGGGCGGCGCTGGGGGGCCCTCGACCCGGGCCAGGAAATCGTGGGCGTAGCGCGCAACGGTGCGCGGATGGCTGTCGGTGAGGGCGTGGGTGCCGCCCTGGACCACGCGGACCACAGCGTGCGGCACGGCGCGGCGCAGCGCCTCGACGGTCCAGGCATGAATCACCGGGTCGCGGTCACCGCCGATCAGCAGCGTGGGGGCCTCCACCCGGGAGAGGAGAGGGCCGGTCTGGTGGGCGTGCTGGTCCTGGGCGAGGCGAAACATCGTCCTGGCCCCGGCGCGCGCGTAGGCCCGCAGGCCGCCGGGCAGAAGCAGCCCCGGGCGCTCGCGCGGCACGTCGAGCAGCAGCCGGGCGAACTGCGCCGCCACACTGGGGTTCTCAGGAATTCCCGTTGGCGCGCAGGCGATCAGCGCCCGGGCGTGCTGTGGGTAGCGCGCGGCGAGGTCGAAAATCACCTCCCCACCGAGCGAGTGCCCGAGCAGCGCCGCGCCGATCAGCTCACGCGCCTCCAGCCACGCCGCGAGGTGATCGGTCAGCTCATGGATGTGGGCGACCCGTCCCCGACCGCCCCCGCTGTGGCCATGGCCCGGCGGATCGTAGAGGTAGACCGTGCGGCCCTGCTCGCGCGCGAGTCGCTCGCCCACCCGCCGGTACATCCACGACGCGCACCCAAGCCCCGGCACGAGGACGACGGGCCACCCCACCGGGCCCTGGCGCGGCGCCAGAACGCGGGCGTGGGTCCAGACCCCGCCGACGAAGGTGGATTGCGCGCGCTCCTCAAGCACGGCGGTCACGTTGGTTGCTCCGCCGCGAGGAAGTCCAGCACCGCCCGGTTGAACGGGGCGGGTTCGTCGACCATCACCACGTGCCCGGCGCGGGGCAACTCCACGTACTGCGCGCCTGGAATCGCCGAGGCGAGTTGCCGGCCCAGTGCCGCCGGCACCAGCGCGTCACGCGCGCCCCAGATCACCAGGGTGCGGGCCCGGATGCCCGGCAGCAGTTCCTGCACGCTGTCGCGCAGCAGCCGCGAGGCCGATCTCCACAGGTTGGGGAGCCCGGCGCGGCCCGCGTCGGCAAGCACCACCGGCAGAAAAGAGATCCGCCCGGTCACCGCGGCGCGCGGCAGGTGCAGCGCGGCGCGCACCGGATGCTCCCGCAGCAGCCCGCTCGCGCACGCGAGCACGAGCGCGTCCACCCGCTCTGGAGCCAGGGCGGCGGCGTGCAGTGCAATGTGTCCGCCCATCGAATGTCCGATCAAGGTCACGTGCGTCATCTCCTGGGCTTCGAGCCAGCGCACGATCAGGGCCGCGTCGGCGCGCACCCCGAGCGAGCGCTGACGCCAGGCGAGGGTGTGCCCGTAGCCGCTCAGGTCGAGGACGTACACCCGGTGCGCGCGTGAAAGCGCCCCCACGTTGCGCCGCCACCAGCGCCACGACCCGCTCAGGCCGTGGATCAGCACGACCGGCGGCCCGCTGTGTCCCCACTGCCGGTAGCGCAGCCTGGCCCCCGGCACGCGAAATTCCTGCACCTTCACCCCCACCTTCACGCCGGGCAGCATAGTGCTTGGGCCGGCGCTCTTGGAGCCGGTCTAAATATTTGCCTCTCTTTCCTAAGTCCACTTAGGGAAGAGAGTTCATTCTTTGAGGAGGCATCGCCGCTCGAGTCCTCCCCTTGGCCCTGGGAGGGGGTCATTCTTCCCGGGCAGGTCGCCGCCCAGTCCAGACGCCGCCGAGCATCAGCGCGAAGGCGAGGGCGTAGGCGGGCGCGTCGCCGACGTGGGCGTAGACGGTAAGGCCGCTGAGCAGCTTGGGCCGCACGTCGAGGGCCTGCACCGCGCCGCCCGCCCGGAGCAGCTGCACGGGCTGGCCGAGGTCGTTCACGCTGCCGGCGACGCCCGCGTTCACGCTGCGCACCAGCCAGCGGCGCTGTTCGATGGCGCGCACCCGGCCCATCCAGAAGTGCTGCTCGACGCCCCAGCCCGCGTACCAGCCGTCGTTGGACGGATTGACGAGCACCTGCGCGCCGGCGCGGGTGAGCTGTCGGGCGACCCAGGGAAAGACCGAGTCGTAGCAGACGTAGGTGCCGTAGCGCACGCCGCCGAGCGTGAGCGGCGTGACTTGCCGGGCCGGTTCGAGCGAGCCGAACTCGAAGCCGAGCGCGCGCTCAAACACGGCGTAGACGGGGCGCAGCGCGCGGTAGAAGGGAAATTCCTCACCGAAAGGCACGAGTCTGGCCTTGAGGTTGCGGGAGGTCACCTGCCCGTCGGCGCCGATGGCGATCACACTGTTCTGATCCGGGGTGAAGGTCCGCAGGCCGCTGAGGCCGGGGCCGGGAAAGTCGGGGACGGTCTGCGGGGGGGCCTCACGCAGCAGGGCGGTCTCGCTCCAGACGACGACGCTGCCGGGGGGGCGCCCCAGGCTGGCGGGAAGCTGCTGGGCGAACTGCGCCTCGGGGCTCAGGGCCTGGGTGGCGCGGGCGAACGAGTCGAACTCGGTGCGCAGCACCCGCATCGGCTGTTCGGGACCCTCTCCGGGCGTGCGCGTCAGGCCGTAACTGAGCGCCGCGCCCCAGGCGAGCAGCGTGAGGGCGAGGGGGCGCCAGGGCAGGTCACGTCTTCCCCACCCGGTCCACACCCCGGCGAGGGCCGCCGCCAGGGTCACGATCAGGCCGCTGGCGAGCAGTACGCCGCCGAGGTCCGCGATCTGGATCAGCGGCGTGGGCAGCAGGCTGGAGCCGAGGGTCGGCCAGGGAAAGGCGAGCGGCCCGAGGAAGCGCAGCGCTTCGGTGAGCAGCCAGCCGCCCGCGAGCGCCCACACCCGCCCGTGGGGATTTTGCACCGCCCGCGCGACGAGGTACGCCATCAGGGCGAAGAACCCGCCTTCGAGTGCATAGAGGGCGAAGGCCAGTACCCCGAGGAGTGGCGCCTGAAACAGCTCACCTAGGAAGGAGGTGAGCCACCACAGGTGCAGGGCCGTCATCACGCTCACGGACCACCACATCCGCCCGGCGACCTGCCGGGGCGTGGGCGCGTGGGCGACGTGCCAGAAGACGGCGGCGAGGGCGAGTGGCGTAAGGAGGCCCGTCTGAAGTGGCGGCAGGGTCAGGGCGAGCAAGGCCCCGAGCAGGGCAGCGAGGGCGGGAGCGGGCAGCGCACGGCGGGGCACGTCCGCGATGATAAGCGCAGGCAAGCCGCCTGGGCCGACGTTACCGTCTGGGGCGGGGCTCTCCTCTATGCTCGGCGGGTGCATTTCGACGATCTGCCCGTGCTGCCGGCCTCCCCCGGCGTGTACCTGTTTCGCAGGGGCGGCGTGCCGATCTACATCGGCAAGGCGAACAACCTGCGCTCGCGGGTCACGCAGCATTTCAAGGCCGGTGGCAAGAGCGGCAAGTTCACCAAGCTCGCCGAGTCGCTCGAATTCATCACGGCCCGCAACGAGGTCGAGGCGCTGATCCTAGAAGCCAACCTGATCAAGCAGCACCGCCCGCATTACAACGTGCTGCTCAAGGACGACAAGCACTATCCTTTTCTCAAGCTGACGAATGAAGCCTTTCCGATGCTGGTCGTGACCCGGCGAGTCCTAAAAGACGGCGCGAGCTACTACGGCCCGTATCCGGACGCGGGGGCGGTGCGGCGGGTCAAGCACCTCGTGGACACGATGTTTCCGCTGCGCAAGAACTCGGGGCTGCCGATGCAGCGCAAGCCCCGGCCCTGCCTGAACTACCACATGAACCGCTGCCTGGGGCCGTGTATCGCGGCGGCGGACCCCGGCGAGTATGCGCGGGTGGTGGAGGATGTCAAGTCGCTCCTGGAGGGGCGGGCGGCGCCGGTGCTCGCGCGGCTCAGGGAAGACATGCGCGCCTCGGCGCAGGCGCAGGACTTCGAGCAGGCCGCGCGGCTGCGGGACCGGGTCAATGCCGTCGAGAAGCTGTTCGGGACCGAGCAGCACGCCTTCGTGTCCGAGGAGACGGACCTCGACTTTCTCGGGGCGGCGCAGGCGGGCGAGTTCGCGATGGTGCAGCTCTTCCGGATGCGCGGCGGGCGGGTGGTGGGGCGCGACAAGCGCTTCCTGACCGGCGCCGACGAGGAGGCGCTCGGCAAGATCGTCGAGGCGTTCGTGCAGGATTACTACACCCAGGCGACACACGTGCCGCCGTTAATCCTGCTGCCGGCCGAATTTGAGGGTGTGGAGGCCTGGAGCGAATTCCTGTCGGGTCAGGCGGGGCGGCAGATCCAGATGCGCACGCCCAAGCGTGGGGACAAGGTGGACCTCGTGGAGATGGCGCAGCGCAACGCGTCGGTGGGGCTCGACTCCGAACTCGCGCTGCTTGAACGCCGGGGCGACCATCCGGGTCTGGATGCCCTGAGGGACGTGCTCGCGCTGCCCGAGCGGCCCTGGCGAATCGAGGGCTATGACAACTCCAACCTCTTCGGCACGAATATCGTCTCGGGGATGGTGGTCTTCGAGGGCGGGCGGGCGCGGCGCGGGGAGCATCGGCGCTTCAAGGTGCGCGGGCTCACGCGCCCCGACGACTACGAGGCGATGAAGCAGACGATCACCCGGCGCTTCACCGGCTCGCTGAGTGACAAGCTGCCGCTGCCGGACCTCCTGCTGATCGATGGCGGGCGCGGGCAGGTGAACGCGGCCCTCGACGCCCTGCGCGAAGCCGACGTGCGCGTGCCGGTGGTGGGCCTCGCCAAGCGCGAGGAGCGTCTGATTCTGCCTGGGAGATACGGCGCGCAGTGGTGGCTGGAGACGGGGACGGAGGTGGGGGTGGACCGGGAATTGCTGCTTCCGCACACGCACCCGGCCCTGCGGCTGTTGATTGCGGTGCGCGACGAGGTGCACCAGTACGCGGTGACGTATCACCGCAAGCTGCGCGCCGAGGGGATGCTCCGCAGCGTGTTCGACGATCTTCCGGGCATCGGGCAAAAGCGCCGGGACGCCTTGCTGGAGCACTTCACCTCGCTCGCGGACCTGGCCTCCGCTCCGGTCGAGCAGATCGCGGCGGTGCCGGGGATGTCGATGAAGGCCGCGCAGGGGGTCAAGGCCTTTTTGCAGGCGCGCGAGGCCGAGTGGCAGGCCTAAAGCGCGCCGCCCGGCACCGAGGCGGCGCGGGCGGCGGAGTGAGGAGGCAGGGCAGGAAACTCATATCAGGTGCCACCGCAGCAGGACTTCACGCAGGCTCAATTCACGCAGGCTCAAGCGGGGCCGGGGTTTGGGCTCGGGGCGCGTGAGCCTGAGCAGGCGCTCGCGGGCGGCTTCGGCGCGCAGGTGCTCGACGCGTAGGGCGCTGTAGTGCGTGTAAGGGTTGTGCATGTCCATTCCTCCTGCTCCCAGGATGCGCGTGCGCGGCGAAAAATGCCTGCGCTGCGTGGCGGAGTGGAGGGTGAGCCAGGTGGCCTAGTGGATAATCTTTTTCATATAAAGAATTTTCTACGAAGGGTGCGGGCTGGATGAAGGTCTTGGGAAAAGGGGCGGAGTCTAATGACCGGATGCAGCCGACGCAGACGCCTACGCAAGTTCTTCTTCCTTTTGTTCGTCGGCATGGGCGCTCGCTGCTGCTGCTGCTGCTCGTCGCGGTGCTCGCGCCGCTGGTGCTGTTTGCCGACCTCGCCGAGGACATCTTCCGGGATGGAGGGTTTGCGTGGGACCAGTCGATCCTCGCCTGGTACGCCGCGCACCGCACGCCGGGGCTGACGCGCGCGGCGGAGATTCTGGCCGTCGTGGGCGGCGTCGGCGGGCTGCCGGTGATCACGCTGCTGATCGCGGCGGGGCTCGTGCGGGCGCGGGCGCCGCATCACGCGGCGTTTCTGGTCCTCGGTCTGGTGGGGGCGGCGCTGCTCAATACGCTCGCCAAACTGGTGTTTCAGCGGCCCCGGCCCGACGAGGTGCTCGCGGTGCTGACCGAGCGCGGCTTTTCTTTTCCGAGCGGGCACGCGATGGCGAACGCGGCCTTCGGGATAGCGCTCGCGCTGACCTTCTGGCGCTCGCGGGCGGGGTGGCCGCTGGCGGTGTTCGGGGTGCTGTGGGCGGGGCTCCTCGGGGCGAGCCGCAATTACCTGGGGGTGCATTACCCGAGCGACGTGCTCGCGGGCTTCCTGGCGAGCTGCGCGTGGGTGGCAGGGCTTTACCTGATCCTGGCGCGGCGGTGGCCGGAGTTGCGCCGCTCTCCGGCGGGCGAACCGGATACGCGCGGAGGGGCGGCTCTTCCCTCCCCGGCAGGCCGCACCGACTAGACTCTGAGGGTTATGGCTCTACAGCGTCCCAAGGGAACCAACGACCTGCTGCCGGACGGCAGTCCCAAGCTCGAAGCGTTCGCGCGCGCGTCGGCGCACGAATGGCTGATCGGCAAGGCGCGCGGGGTGCTCGAGCGGGCCGGCGCGCAGCGCATCGACACGCCGGTCTTCGAGGAAGCCGAACTCGTCAAGCGCGGGGTGGGCGGCTCGACCGACATCGTGCGTAAAGAGATGTTCACGGTGTATTACTTCGGCGACCACGGCGGCTACGTGCTGCGGCCCGAGGGCACCGCGAGCATCGTGCGGGCGTACCTCGAGAACGGCCTCAAGCAGCTCCCGGCGCCGCTCAAGCTCTGGACCTCGGGGCCGATGTTCCGCGCCGAGCGCCACCAGAAGGGCCGCTACCGGCAGTTTCATCAGGTGGACTACGAGGTGCTGGGCTCAGCGGACCCCCTCGTGGACGCCGAGGCGATCGCGCTGATGGTGGACGTCGTGCGGGCGCTCGGCCTGAGGGGCGTGCACGTCAAGCTCGGCTCCATCGGCGATCCCGAGGACCGCGAGCGCTACAACGCCTATCTGCGCGAGCTGTTCACGCCGCACGAGGCGCGGCTCTCGGACGACTCGCGTGAGCGCCTCGCCCGCAATCCGATGCGGATTCTCGATTCCAAGAGCGCGGGGGATCAGGAGCTTCTTCAGGACATCGGCGTGCGGCCCATGCTCGATTTTCTGGGCGAGGAGGCGGGCGCGCACTTCGCGCAGGTGCAGGACTACCTGAAAGACTGGGGCGTCGGGTTCGAGATCGATCCCTCGATCGTGCGCGGGCTCGACTACTACCGCCGCACCGCCTGGGAGCTGCACGCCGAGGGCATCGGCGCGAAGTCGGCCTTAGGAGGGGGCGGGCGCTACGACGGCCTGAGTGAGGGGCTCGGCGGGGGCGCGGTGCCGGGCATCGGCTGGGCCTTCGGCATCGAGCGGCTGCTGCTGGCCGTGGAACAGGAAGGCATCGAGCTTCCGCGCGCCGGGGGGCCGCAGCTCTACCTCGTGGCACTCGACGAGGAGAATGTACCCCTCGCCGCCAGGCTCGCCGCTCAGGCCCGCGCCTACCTGCGCGCCGAGTTCGCCTACCGCGCGCTGAAGCCGGGCAGCGCCTTCAAGGACGCCGAGCGCCGGGGCGCGGTCTGGGTGGGGCTGATCGGTTCCGAGGAAGCCGCGCAGGGCACCCTGAGCCTCAAGAACATGCAGACCGGCGAGCAGCGGACGCTGGCGCAGTCGGAGCTGGGGAGTCTGACTCCACCGAACGGCTGACGACAACCGGTGTACTTTCCAGGAGACTGAGGCCATGACCCGTTGGTGGGACCGTGGCCTCTTCGTGCTTCTGCTGCTTTGGACGGTCCGGGCCGTCCTGATCAATGTTCAGCTCGCGGAATTTCTTCCCCGGCCCCTGGCGGCCTGGACCCCCGAACTGGTGCTGGGTCTTGCTGGGCTCGGCGCCCTGGCTTGGCGGGGAGGCCAGCGGCGGGCGTGGCTTTCCCTGGGGCTGGGGCTCGCCGCGCTGCGGGGCGGCTTCCTGGGAGGCACGCTGGCCGACGAGTCGGGGGGCGGCGGGCTGATCTGGCCGGACCTCGCGGTGGGGCTGCTCGCGCTCGTCTCTCTGACGGTGTGGACTCTTCAGCGCCGGCCAAAGCCCGCTTCATCCGCCCGTCCCGGTGGGGGCGCAAGGTCAGAGCAGGAGGCGAGCCCATGACGCTGAAAGACCAGATCCGCGAGCATATGCCCATCCTCTGCGCCGACGGCCAGAGCCACGGCGAGGTGGACCATCTCGACGGCGACTACATAAAGGTCACCAAAGACGCCCAGGGACAGCACCACTGGCTGCCGCTGAGCGCGGTGGACCACGTGGACGAGCACGTTCATCTCAACCTGGGACACGAGCAGGTGCGCAAACAGTGGCTGAGCACGGACCCCCACAGTGGGCAGCGGATGTAGGGTCAAGTTCAGCGGGTGCGAAGAAGCGGGAAGCGGCAGGACATCAGAGTCCGCCGCCCTTTTCATTTCTGTCGCTGGCTCTCGTATTTCCAGAGCAAATACTCCAGATGCGCGGGACGAATTCCCAACTCCTGACCTGCGCAGGTAATCGCCTGCCGAATCAATTGGAAATCAGTTGTATTGCCGGGACGGGGTGACCATTCTCCGATCTCCCCGACACGCCGCAGCAAAAGCGTATCCGGCTTGACATAGCTCGTATCTCCCAAACAAATCAATAAGTAAGCTCCAAGCGCGAGTCCAATTCCACGAACTTTGTCCGGCCCTGGTTTTCCCCCAGCCAATCTATCCATTACTAGAATCTCTAATGAACTGCGCTTTTCTGTTTCAGAGAACTCCATGAGTCTCTGAAGATTTGCCTTGGTTTCGTAGCCATTATGAACGAAGAATTCGCAAACGTCATAGGCCACCTCTGCCTTCAAGCGTCCAGCGATCTTCTG
This genomic interval carries:
- a CDS encoding metallophosphoesterase family protein, whose protein sequence is MRVAFLSDLHGNIQALTAVKRFLGEHAVQRVVVVGDLVGYGASPGPVIDFVRREGWACSLGSSDLRVALDLGERASRRGVAEQVLNWTRQTLNAEQTEFLRGLPPSGRLGTPAGRVRYFHGAPHDPEGRVDLMGAEAELAALAGRLAARVVVVGGTHVPFVREVEETTFVDPGSVGLSLNHEPGADLALVDCGGTHPRVSLHKVPYDYASSAFDILAWDLPPVIADVIRSGRMA
- a CDS encoding alanine--glyoxylate aminotransferase family protein, producing MFEDTHDEHVLLTPGPTPIHPRAQRALIRGMLGHMDPEVFALNREIQQDLRVMYGTGPEAFTALLSGTGSLGMEAGFANLLEAGDEVLVCANGSFGQRMAEMAARYGARVRLVTAPLGEAINPADVAAQLSERVAMVAVVHGETSTGVLNPVPDIARLVRGSGALLTVDAVTTAGMEPFFMQGWGVDYAYTGAQKCLSAPPGLAPVAISERAFTRFAARRTPTPLWYCDFDGLRDYWTDHTYHHTVPVNLHFAFHAALRAALEEGLERRQDRVRRMGEVIERTLAPLGFSPYVRRAEDRLPTVLALRLPEGFDDAGVRQALRGREISVTGGLGPTAGVIWRLGLMGEAARPAPYRQLMVALEDLLGARGLVTRYDEVQAEVFARDEAPAPLPTLA
- a CDS encoding alpha/beta fold hydrolase yields the protein MTAVLEERAQSTFVGGVWTHARVLAPRQGPVGWPVVLVPGLGCASWMYRRVGERLAREQGRTVYLYDPPGHGHSGGGRGRVAHIHELTDHLAAWLEARELIGAALLGHSLGGEVIFDLAARYPQHARALIACAPTGIPENPSVAAQFARLLLDVPRERPGLLLPGGLRAYARAGARTMFRLAQDQHAHQTGPLLSRVEAPTLLIGGDRDPVIHAWTVEALRRAVPHAVVRVVQGGTHALTDSHPRTVARYAHDFLARVEGPPAPPARADQLNWTQRNCV
- a CDS encoding alpha/beta fold hydrolase — encoded protein: MKVGVKVQEFRVPGARLRYRQWGHSGPPVVLIHGLSGSWRWWRRNVGALSRAHRVYVLDLSGYGHTLAWRQRSLGVRADAALIVRWLEAQEMTHVTLIGHSMGGHIALHAAALAPERVDALVLACASGLLREHPVRAALHLPRAAVTGRISFLPVVLADAGRAGLPNLWRSASRLLRDSVQELLPGIRARTLVIWGARDALVPAALGRQLASAIPGAQYVELPRAGHVVMVDEPAPFNRAVLDFLAAEQPT
- the lnt gene encoding apolipoprotein N-acyltransferase, with protein sequence MPRRALPAPALAALLGALLALTLPPLQTGLLTPLALAAVFWHVAHAPTPRQVAGRMWWSVSVMTALHLWWLTSFLGELFQAPLLGVLAFALYALEGGFFALMAYLVARAVQNPHGRVWALAGGWLLTEALRFLGPLAFPWPTLGSSLLPTPLIQIADLGGVLLASGLIVTLAAALAGVWTGWGRRDLPWRPLALTLLAWGAALSYGLTRTPGEGPEQPMRVLRTEFDSFARATQALSPEAQFAQQLPASLGRPPGSVVVWSETALLREAPPQTVPDFPGPGLSGLRTFTPDQNSVIAIGADGQVTSRNLKARLVPFGEEFPFYRALRPVYAVFERALGFEFGSLEPARQVTPLTLGGVRYGTYVCYDSVFPWVARQLTRAGAQVLVNPSNDGWYAGWGVEQHFWMGRVRAIEQRRWLVRSVNAGVAGSVNDLGQPVQLLRAGGAVQALDVRPKLLSGLTVYAHVGDAPAYALAFALMLGGVWTGRRPAREE
- the uvrC gene encoding excinuclease ABC subunit UvrC yields the protein MHFDDLPVLPASPGVYLFRRGGVPIYIGKANNLRSRVTQHFKAGGKSGKFTKLAESLEFITARNEVEALILEANLIKQHRPHYNVLLKDDKHYPFLKLTNEAFPMLVVTRRVLKDGASYYGPYPDAGAVRRVKHLVDTMFPLRKNSGLPMQRKPRPCLNYHMNRCLGPCIAAADPGEYARVVEDVKSLLEGRAAPVLARLREDMRASAQAQDFEQAARLRDRVNAVEKLFGTEQHAFVSEETDLDFLGAAQAGEFAMVQLFRMRGGRVVGRDKRFLTGADEEALGKIVEAFVQDYYTQATHVPPLILLPAEFEGVEAWSEFLSGQAGRQIQMRTPKRGDKVDLVEMAQRNASVGLDSELALLERRGDHPGLDALRDVLALPERPWRIEGYDNSNLFGTNIVSGMVVFEGGRARRGEHRRFKVRGLTRPDDYEAMKQTITRRFTGSLSDKLPLPDLLLIDGGRGQVNAALDALREADVRVPVVGLAKREERLILPGRYGAQWWLETGTEVGVDRELLLPHTHPALRLLIAVRDEVHQYAVTYHRKLRAEGMLRSVFDDLPGIGQKRRDALLEHFTSLADLASAPVEQIAAVPGMSMKAAQGVKAFLQAREAEWQA
- a CDS encoding phosphatase PAP2 family protein; translation: MQPTQTPTQVLLPFVRRHGRSLLLLLLVAVLAPLVLFADLAEDIFRDGGFAWDQSILAWYAAHRTPGLTRAAEILAVVGGVGGLPVITLLIAAGLVRARAPHHAAFLVLGLVGAALLNTLAKLVFQRPRPDEVLAVLTERGFSFPSGHAMANAAFGIALALTFWRSRAGWPLAVFGVLWAGLLGASRNYLGVHYPSDVLAGFLASCAWVAGLYLILARRWPELRRSPAGEPDTRGGAALPSPAGRTD
- the hisS gene encoding histidine--tRNA ligase — protein: MALQRPKGTNDLLPDGSPKLEAFARASAHEWLIGKARGVLERAGAQRIDTPVFEEAELVKRGVGGSTDIVRKEMFTVYYFGDHGGYVLRPEGTASIVRAYLENGLKQLPAPLKLWTSGPMFRAERHQKGRYRQFHQVDYEVLGSADPLVDAEAIALMVDVVRALGLRGVHVKLGSIGDPEDRERYNAYLRELFTPHEARLSDDSRERLARNPMRILDSKSAGDQELLQDIGVRPMLDFLGEEAGAHFAQVQDYLKDWGVGFEIDPSIVRGLDYYRRTAWELHAEGIGAKSALGGGGRYDGLSEGLGGGAVPGIGWAFGIERLLLAVEQEGIELPRAGGPQLYLVALDEENVPLAARLAAQARAYLRAEFAYRALKPGSAFKDAERRGAVWVGLIGSEEAAQGTLSLKNMQTGEQRTLAQSELGSLTPPNG
- a CDS encoding DUF2171 domain-containing protein, with the protein product MTLKDQIREHMPILCADGQSHGEVDHLDGDYIKVTKDAQGQHHWLPLSAVDHVDEHVHLNLGHEQVRKQWLSTDPHSGQRM